The Bacteroidota bacterium genomic sequence GATAAAGTTTACCACGGCAAAATTATAAATTTACCATTAACAATAATAAAAAAAGCACAGGATAAATCCTGTGCCAAATACAAGTATTAACCAAAATCAAATGGTGGGATTATTTTTAGCGGTTTTTGTTTCCCATTTTCCGGAACAAAGTTCACTTATTTCAGGAGCCTCACTGTTAAGAGGAGTTTAATTTATTGTAATGTATAAGTAAATAAGAACGAATATTCGTTTTCTCACGTCAAATACGGAAGGATACTACGTGTAAACAACGATTGTTAATAAAAAATTATACTGATTTTGGGTCATATGGATTGCTTCTCAATTCAAAATTGCTTATTTTAGTGCCGTCATAAGATTTGAGATTGAATTACGCTAAAAATTGTTCATTATGCCGGGTCTTATAAAAGATGAAATCTACTCAGCCAAACAACTTCGACAGTTTGGATTGAGAAAAAGCCAGATTTCAAATATTGATATGGATGTTTACCGCAAGGGTAATAAAGTGTATTTTTTCGAAATGCTGGATCAAAATGCCCTGAGGTTATTCACCATAATCAGTAATAAATCGTTTTATTTAAAATAGCTGGTAATCAGGGAAAAAAAATCACCCACAAAATTGCGGGTGATTTTTAATATCTTTTTTAATGGATTAGTGGCATTTTAGCACTGTTGTAATCTGATATTTAGCAGCTTCCAGGTTAGGACCCTGCGTTACTTTTTTATAATTTTCACAGGCTTTATCATTCTTTCCTAATCCTTCGTATGCCTTTCCGGCTTCAAAAAAGAAATTGGAGGCATCTTCTTTTTCCATCCCAATACCTGCTTCAGCAGCCTGAATGGCTTTATCATACTGATTAAGACTGTTATGGGCTACAGCCAGGTAATAATAAGCCATTGGATCCTTATCGTCATAAGCAAATCCTGTGTTAACAATCTCAATAACTTTGTTATAATCCTGCTTTTTGGCAGCATCAACGGCATTTGCCAGATAAAACTTAGAAACAACTGATTTTGCTTTAACCACATCTTCATTATCATTGCCACCGATTTCGATCAGTTTATCCATTGCAGCTTTCATATTCGTTTCGTCATCGTTCTTCGAATAGGCATAAACCAGGTAATAATAATAATCGGTATCGGGATTATATCCGATGGCTTTATTCAGGAAATCAATGGATGCGTTGAAATCCTTTTCTTTCAGCGCAAGTTTACCTTTATATGAAAAAACGCTGCCCAGCATCTTGTTTGCTTTTTGCATTCCATCTGTATCCCCAGTGGTTTCGGCATAATTATATGATTCTGAAAGGAAAACGATAGCGTTATCCGGGTCCTTTGATTTATAAGCATCTATACCTTTACTCAGGAAAAGGTTGGAAAGCTGGGTTTGTGATTTCATTTTAAGGTCATCGCCCTCCGGCCCCAATTGACTTGCAATGCCAATGCATTTCTTGTATGCTTCAATTGCCTGATCATTTTGTTGGTCTTTTTGTAACTGAATGGCTTCATTAAAAGCCGTTCCTGCATCGTTCAGGCTCTGGCCAAAAGAAAACCATACCACTCCGACGAATAATGCAGAAAAAATAACTCGCAAATACTTCATAATGTAAATTTTAGATTAAACTGTTAAATTTTGGTATGCAAATGTAAAAATATTCAATGAGTATAGGGAATGATTAGAGTACGGTTGCATGCTGCAAGTAGCAAGTCACATAGCAGCCGAAAACTATTTTTTAATATCTCCCTATGCAGATAAATATGTATCAAACTAAAAATGTCAAAATAAGCAACGCTTTTACGTTCATTTTGTTGCAACATGTATCGCTGCAATTCCTCCCATAAGGGGTATACTTTTAACATTTGAAAAACCAACATTCTTTAAAAGCTGTTCAACCTCCTTCGGGTGATAGTAATTCAAGGCCGAATGGGCCAGATAATGATAAGCAGATTGATGACCGGATAATTTTCCACCAAACTTGTCGACAACAAGCTTTAGGTAATTTCTAAAAACCCAGATCATCAATGGATTTCGGGGTTGGCTGCTTTCTGTGATCACAAAACGTCCACCATTACGCAATACTCTGTAAACCTCGGCTACTGCTTTTTCTCCCAGTGGATTTTTAAAGGTCAGGTTCCTGAAGGCAAATGCGATTCCGATACTATCAAAAGATTCATCAAGAAAAGGCATCTCGGAAGCATCTCCATGAACAAATTCAATCCGGTCACCGAATTTTTTATTTTTTGCTTTCTCAGCAGCTATTTCAAGCATGTTCTCGCTGAAATCAAGAGCAGTGATTTTAGTATGTTTATTGGCTTTACCGGCCAATCTGACGGCCAGATCGCCGGTACCGGTACACAGATCCATCACTGCCCCCGGATCATCCTGCAGGCAAAAACGGGTTGCCTTCTTTCTCCAAATCTCATCAAATCGTAAGGTTAACAAACGATTCATGAAATCATACCTGCGTGGGATGCTGTTGAACATCCTGTACAAGGGTCTGCCTTCCCCAGGATTTCTCTTATCCTGCTGAAAAGCTCTGCTATCCTTCATTTTCATTATTCGATGAAGATTCTTCCTGTTCCTGGTCACCGGCAGGTTTTCGGGGTCGCATCTGGGGGAAAAACAACACATCCTGGATGGAAGGTGAGTTGGTCATGATCATAGCCAACCGGTCAATTCCAATTCCGAGGCCGGCCGTGGGAGGCATGCCAAACTCCAGTGCCCTGAGGAAATCCTCATCCAGCAGCATGGATTCCTTGTCTCCTCTTTTTCCTAATTCAAGCTGATCTTCAAATCTTTTTCTTTGGTCAATCGGGTCGTTCAACTCCGAAAAGGCATTACAAATCTCCTTTCCGTTGCAAATAGCCTCGAATCGCTCTACCAGTCCTTCGGAAGATCTGTGCTTCTTTGCCAGTGGAGACATCTCAACCGGATAGTCGGTAATAAAGGTAGGTTGAATCAGGAATGGCTCAACTTTCTCCCCAAAGATCTCATCAATAATCTTACCCTTGGCCATGGAAGGATCTGTTTCCACTCCAAGTTTTGAGGCAGTCATCCGCAATTCCTCCTCATTCATCCTGGAAATATCAATACCTGTAAAGGATTGAATCGCTTCATACATGGTAAAACGCTTCCATGGCCGCTTGAAATCAATCACATGTTCACCGGTAACGATGTTTGTCGACCCATGGATATCGAGTGCAATCTTTTCCACCATTTCTTCCACCAGGTCCATCATCCAGGAATAATCCTTATAGGCTACGTACAGCTCCATCTGGGTAAATTCAGGATTATGGAAGCGATCCATACCTTCATTCCTGAAATCTTTGGCAAACTCAAAAACACCATCATATCCTCCAACGATAAGACGTTTCAGGTAAAGCTCGTTGGCTATCCTCAGGTACAGGGTCATATCAAGAGTATTATGGTGAGTCTTGAAAGGCCTGGCGGCAGCACCCCCGTATAATGGCTGCAAAACAGGTGTTTCAACCTCCAGATATCCCTTTCCTTCCAGGAAATTCCTCATGGAACGGATAAGCTGTGAACGTTTCATGAAAGTATCTTTCACCTCCGGGTTTACGATCAGGTCGACATAGCGTTGCCTGTATCTCTGCTCCGGATCGCGGAAAGCATCATATACTTTATCATCCGTTTCCTTAACTACCGGTAAAGGTCGCAGCGACTTGGCCAGCAGTTTCATCTCCTTTACATGGATGGTGATCTCTCCCATTTTAGTGATAAAAACATATCCCCGTAACCCTATTATATCACCAATATCCAACAATCTTTTAAAGACAGTATTATACAATGTTTTATCCTCGCCGGGACAGATATCATCCCGTTTCACATAAATCTGAATTCTGCCGGTCTGATCCTGGATCTCAGCAAAAGAAGCAGCGCCCATAACCCGGCGACTCATTATTCTTCCTGCAATGCTAACATCCTGGAATAAAGATTGATCTGCGGGAAACCTCTCCAGAATATCTCTGGAAGTGCAATTAACTTCAAAAGTATCTGCCGGGTAAGGATTAACACCCAGATCGATCAGTTCCTGTAAAGCATTTCTCCTAATCTGTTCCTGTTCACTCAGTTTGATCATTATCTTGAAAATTTTTGCAAAGATAATAAATGCATCGAGCGATTGGCAGTAGGGGTTATTATTGACAGATTCACGGGTTGACTTTTCAGGATTAAGTTAATTTTGCAAAAAAATATGGTTTGAGTGATGGAAGAAAAAAGGAAACGGACCAAACCCGACTGGCTTAAGATCAAAGTACCTGCGGGCAAAGAGTATCTTCAGGTAAAAGAGATCGTGAACCGTCATAAATTGCATACGATCTGCACCAGCGGACAATGTCCGAACATGTGTGATTGCTGGGGGCGGGGAACCGCAACCCTTATGATACTCGGAGATGTCTGCACCCGTTCGTGTAAATTCTGTGCGGTAAAGACGGGGAAACCAGCCCCTGCCGACTGGGATGAGCCAAGGAGGGTTGCTGAATCGGTGAAGCTGATGAAGCTCAAACATTGTGTTTTAACTTCCGTTGACCGTGACGATTTGCCTGACGGAGGTGCAGCTATCTGGGCCGCTACCATACGTGCCATCAGGAAAGTAAGTCCGGGTACTACCCTTGAAACGCTAATACCCGACTTCAGGGGAAATAAACATGATCTTCAAACAGTTATTGACGCAGCGCCCGAGGTCATTTCCCATAACCTGGAAACAGTACGCAGGCTTACTCCCCAGGTACGATCGGTAGCTGATTACAACACAAGTCTGGAAGTGATACGATTTATTGCTCAGTCAGGGATACGGGCAAAATCAGGTATTATGGCCGGTTTGGGAGAAACAGAAGAAGAAATTCTGAAAACCATGGATGATCTTTTGGAAGTTGGTTGTGAAGTATTCACCCTCGGACAATACCTTCAACCTACCCATGAACACCTTCCTGTATCGGAATATTTGACTCCTGAAAAATTTGACTTCTACCGGATCAAAGGACTGGAAAAAGGATTCCGTTTCGTCGAAAGCAGCCCATTAGTCCGCTCCTCCTACCACGCCGAAAAACACATCCCCTAACCCCCTAACCCTAAACCCCTAACCCTAAACCCTAAACCCTAAACCCTAAACCCTCGTAACCCATAACTCATAACCCTCCCCTCTCCCCTCTCACCTCTCACCTCTCACCTCTCCCTTCTCCCTTCTCCCTTCTCCCTTCTCCCCTCTCCCCTCTCCCCTCTAATAAACCACCTTCTCC encodes the following:
- a CDS encoding ubiquinone/menaquinone biosynthesis methyltransferase, coding for MKDSRAFQQDKRNPGEGRPLYRMFNSIPRRYDFMNRLLTLRFDEIWRKKATRFCLQDDPGAVMDLCTGTGDLAVRLAGKANKHTKITALDFSENMLEIAAEKAKNKKFGDRIEFVHGDASEMPFLDESFDSIGIAFAFRNLTFKNPLGEKAVAEVYRVLRNGGRFVITESSQPRNPLMIWVFRNYLKLVVDKFGGKLSGHQSAYHYLAHSALNYYHPKEVEQLLKNVGFSNVKSIPLMGGIAAIHVATK
- the lysS gene encoding lysine--tRNA ligase translates to MIKLSEQEQIRRNALQELIDLGVNPYPADTFEVNCTSRDILERFPADQSLFQDVSIAGRIMSRRVMGAASFAEIQDQTGRIQIYVKRDDICPGEDKTLYNTVFKRLLDIGDIIGLRGYVFITKMGEITIHVKEMKLLAKSLRPLPVVKETDDKVYDAFRDPEQRYRQRYVDLIVNPEVKDTFMKRSQLIRSMRNFLEGKGYLEVETPVLQPLYGGAAARPFKTHHNTLDMTLYLRIANELYLKRLIVGGYDGVFEFAKDFRNEGMDRFHNPEFTQMELYVAYKDYSWMMDLVEEMVEKIALDIHGSTNIVTGEHVIDFKRPWKRFTMYEAIQSFTGIDISRMNEEELRMTASKLGVETDPSMAKGKIIDEIFGEKVEPFLIQPTFITDYPVEMSPLAKKHRSSEGLVERFEAICNGKEICNAFSELNDPIDQRKRFEDQLELGKRGDKESMLLDEDFLRALEFGMPPTAGLGIGIDRLAMIMTNSPSIQDVLFFPQMRPRKPAGDQEQEESSSNNENEG
- the lipA gene encoding lipoyl synthase; this translates as MEEKRKRTKPDWLKIKVPAGKEYLQVKEIVNRHKLHTICTSGQCPNMCDCWGRGTATLMILGDVCTRSCKFCAVKTGKPAPADWDEPRRVAESVKLMKLKHCVLTSVDRDDLPDGGAAIWAATIRAIRKVSPGTTLETLIPDFRGNKHDLQTVIDAAPEVISHNLETVRRLTPQVRSVADYNTSLEVIRFIAQSGIRAKSGIMAGLGETEEEILKTMDDLLEVGCEVFTLGQYLQPTHEHLPVSEYLTPEKFDFYRIKGLEKGFRFVESSPLVRSSYHAEKHIP
- a CDS encoding tetratricopeptide repeat protein translates to MKYLRVIFSALFVGVVWFSFGQSLNDAGTAFNEAIQLQKDQQNDQAIEAYKKCIGIASQLGPEGDDLKMKSQTQLSNLFLSKGIDAYKSKDPDNAIVFLSESYNYAETTGDTDGMQKANKMLGSVFSYKGKLALKEKDFNASIDFLNKAIGYNPDTDYYYYLVYAYSKNDDETNMKAAMDKLIEIGGNDNEDVVKAKSVVSKFYLANAVDAAKKQDYNKVIEIVNTGFAYDDKDPMAYYYLAVAHNSLNQYDKAIQAAEAGIGMEKEDASNFFFEAGKAYEGLGKNDKACENYKKVTQGPNLEAAKYQITTVLKCH